From Algoriphagus sp. NG3, the proteins below share one genomic window:
- the yaaA gene encoding peroxide stress protein YaaA, whose product MLILISPAKTLDYSAPTFKEYTLPDFQNDTRSLVRIMKKKSAKEIGELMHISDNLAELNEDRFKTFQKEFTEENSKQAILAFKGDVYTKIDVDEYSAEDFDFAQQHLRILSGLYGLLKPLDLIQPYRLEMGIKLENTKGKNLYEFWDKKIAKAINKAAEGTTIINLASQEYFKAVDQSTLKSRLINIEFKDYKDDGYKIIGFFAKQARGMMSNFAIKNRIKEPERLKTFCEGGYEFSEQLSNENNWIFVR is encoded by the coding sequence ATGCTTATCCTAATATCCCCGGCAAAAACACTGGACTATAGTGCTCCCACTTTTAAAGAATACACTTTACCTGATTTTCAAAATGACACCCGTTCCCTAGTAAGGATCATGAAGAAGAAGTCCGCCAAGGAAATAGGTGAGCTGATGCATATTTCTGATAATTTGGCTGAATTGAATGAAGATAGATTCAAAACCTTCCAAAAAGAGTTCACTGAAGAAAATTCCAAACAGGCTATCTTGGCCTTTAAGGGGGATGTATATACCAAGATTGACGTTGATGAATACTCTGCCGAAGATTTTGACTTTGCGCAGCAACACCTTAGGATACTTTCCGGACTCTATGGTTTGCTCAAGCCTTTGGATCTTATCCAGCCTTATCGACTGGAAATGGGCATCAAGCTAGAAAACACCAAAGGAAAAAACCTCTATGAATTCTGGGACAAGAAAATAGCCAAGGCCATCAATAAAGCTGCAGAAGGTACGACTATCATAAACCTTGCTTCACAGGAATACTTCAAGGCAGTTGATCAGAGCACGTTGAAAAGCCGGCTGATTAACATAGAATTTAAAGATTACAAGGATGATGGGTACAAGATCATCGGATTTTTCGCCAAGCAAGCCAGGGGGATGATGAGCAACTTTGCGATTAAAAACAGGATCAAAGAGCCTGAGCGGTTAAAAACTTTCTGCGAAGGAGGATATGAGTTTTCTGAACAATTAAGCAACGAAAACAACTGGATTTTTGTACGCTGA